One segment of Fusarium oxysporum f. sp. lycopersici 4287 chromosome 7, whole genome shotgun sequence DNA contains the following:
- a CDS encoding hypothetical protein (At least one base has a quality score < 10): MAHIAKCLVDIDTTYITKQASQSPNDSKLSPLPPQEKPFTWRMQQPDPSKKYQLFPKERKLPVLNSSKAVDPDKATMGPSITASDKTDNQQTTLNGLKKRLNQHSLARRRKISVPEVGPMTTVQELSMDSPTIPGRPPFHERSISAPGNSSRNYHLTDTFLFASSDDEGPDPQASMKGETEADSRGATPTSPRHLAPLVIPRRGGQSPLLRRQQSLNCFPVKNEPLRRGRTSESSPQSCTSFTPNSSMPDLTTPKSASTGSTTPIPVSAPLMEPQAESPQLSDGRYTPPVDSIRAGHRRGGSESSVMDRGRPRKRRDQRTNNGPIIQRTESKSRITSEQKAFEKLPVGVKHTEALEKIEMPELALLQKQAYEQVGRFEVLRAEDVEALSKELRHLDEKTEYLRRTYTALRSGRKNLHSRICQYLRSPRVAKFSNESMLKQEEALTELDASIDDWVNKLEQAENRRTRVRQKLLEHVAAAACLPLGGPSMTREPVFTFSSTCCGSSS; this comes from the exons ATGGCTCATATTGCCAAGTGCCTCGTCGATATCGACACCACCTATATAACCAAGCAGGCTTCGCAGTCACCCAACGACTCG AAATTGTCACCATTACCTCCACAGGAGAAACCATTTACTTGGAGAATGCAACAACCTGATCCGTCGAAGAAGTATCAACTTTTTCCAAAGGAGAGGAAATTGCCCgtcctcaacagcagcaaagCGGTAGACCCGGATAAGGCAACCATGGGACCTTCAATTACAGCAAGTGATAAGACAGACAACCAGCAGACAACACTcaatggcttgaagaagcggtTGAATCAACACAGCCTGGCTCGACGACGCAAAATCAGTGTGCCTGAAGTTGGACCTATGACAACCGTTCAGGAGCTTTCAATGGACTCTC CAACAATTCCTGGTCGCCCACCTTTCCACGAGCGCTCCATTAGCGCACCTGGCAATTCGTCCAGAAACTACCATCTTACCGatacttttctttttgcatCGAGCGATGACGAGGGCCCCGATCCTCAGGCTTCGATGAAGGGTGAGACCGAGGCGGATTCTAGAGGTGCAACTCCAACTTCACCAAGACACCTGGCCCCTTTGGTCATCCCTAGACGAGGAGGACAGTCGCCTTTACTCCGTCGCCAACAGTCGTTGAACTGCTTCCCTGTAAAGAACGAGCCTCTTCGACGGGGTCGCACCAGCGAGTCATCTCCCCAAAGTTGCACCTCTTTCACACCGAACTCTTCCATGCCCGATCTTACAACACCAAAGTCCGCATCGACAGGCTCAACAACTCCCATCCCAGTGTCTGCACCACTCATGGAGCCTCAAGCTGAATCCCCTCAGCTTTCTGATGGGCGTTATACCCCTCCTGTTGATTCAATTCGGGCAGGACACCGAAGAGGTGGCTCAGAATCTTCAGTGATGGACAGAGGTCGTCCTAGGAAGAGGCGTGATCAGCGCACCAACAACGGACCGATCATCCAGAGGACAGAATCGAAGAGTAGGATTACTTCAGAACAAAAGGCCTTTGAGAAACTGCCAGTTGGTGTGAAGCATACGGAGGCTTTAGAAAAAATTGAAATGCCAGAACTTGCGTTGCTTCAGAAGCAAGCTTATGAACAGGTCGGGCGCTTCGAGGTTCTGAGGGCCGAAGACGTTGAGGCGCTCTCAAAGGAACTCCGCCATTTGGACGAGAAGACCGAGTACCTTCGCCGCACTTACACTGCACTTCGCTCGGGTCGCAAAAATCTCCACTCTCGCATTTGCCAGTACCTGCGTTCGCCTCGCGTGGCCAAGTTCAGCAACGAGTCTATGCTGAAGCAGGAAGAGGCACTTACCGAGCTGGATGCCTCCATTGACGACTGGGTGAACAAGCTGGAGCAGGCTGAGAACAGACGTACTCGTGTTCGCCAGAAGTTGCTCGAACACgttgctgcagctgcttgTCTCCCTCTTGGCGGACCAAGCATGACACGTGAGCCTGTA TTCACCTTCTCCTCAACGTGTTGTGGCTCAAGTTCCTAG
- a CDS encoding hypothetical protein (At least one base has a quality score < 10), whose amino-acid sequence MHHPDKAGKDAGDSAAFFMHLKVASDTLQDTAKRFAYERFGPEIARWQKCVTIRDYVTRGVVSGILPHYVVAAASIYILGLFGYMEFGKYYRWLVLIALCVFELHTVTRPDFPPFVNAINAILTQFTSSPPYLPFQIISLARRLTITFYIALNQIGPLIAFMITGPEKSEEDDEKAMRQSLHRLEMLTKQLDGDAVRLLDMEMAPFKGDTDATSNLQGKMREWLVQNTIRADPMVRDAMGTSLRKRRVDAPAGAKGNR is encoded by the coding sequence ATGCACCACCCAGACAAAGCAGGCAAGGACGCTGGCGATTCTGCCGCCTTTTTCATGCACCTAAAGGTTGCCAGTGATACGCTACAGGATACTGCGAAGAGATTTGCATATGAACGCTTCGGACCTGAGATTGCACGGTGGCAGAAATGCGTTACTATCAGAGATTATGTTACTCGTGGCGTCGTCTCAGGCATCCTGCCTCACTACGTTGTGGCTGCCGCATCAATTTACATTCTGGGCTTATTTGGCTATATGGAGTTTGGTAAATACTACCGGTGGCTAGTTCTGATCGCCCTTTGCGTATTCGAGCTCCATACCGTAACACGTCCCGATTTCCCACCTTTTGTCAAtgccatcaacgccatcctCACACAATTTACATCTTCGCCACCATATCTACCTTTCCAGATCATCTCTCTCGCCCGGAGACTCACAATCACTTTCTACATTGCTCTCAACCAGATAGGACCTCTCATTGCATTCATGATCACGGGGCCAGAAAAATccgaggaggatgacgaaAAGGCTATGAGACAAAGCCTACATCGCCTTGAAATGTTGACAAAGCAACTTGACGGAGATGCTGTACGACTGTTGGATATGGAAATGGCCCCCTTTAAGGGCGACACTGATGCAACGTCCAATCTACAGGGCAAGATGAGGGAGTGGCTTGTACAGAATACTATTAGAGCAGACCCTATGGTTAGAGATGCTATGGGAACGTcactgaggaagaggagagttgATGCACCGGCAGGTGCAAAAGGTAATAGATAG
- a CDS encoding hypothetical protein (At least one base has a quality score < 10) translates to MNKAVGDIGMGSYNWQIFVLCGCGWFADNLWMQGVSLCLPSLSGEFGVDEKTVRYTTSALFVGLSIGSFFWGIGSDFLGRRIAFNTTLLITSVFGIMSAYAQSWGSVCFFFSALGFGVGGNLPVDGALFMEFLPDASSALLTLLSVWWPFGQLVSSLIAWYYIGNWPVEQGWRYFIVTIGIVTFAMFVVRFFVFHLFESPKFLLNKGRQHEAVAVIHGLAYRNGTKTWLTSELLDLVACEDGEDLAHVAEKKIPAPSTMGFLREKLQSFSGERLRPLFQNKTLGMATSLIWFCWATIGMGYPLFNAFLPQYFARAHNEASDNMQSETDTISSDTYRNYAIASVMGVPGSLLAAYLVDHPSPFLGRRGTLASSTLLSAVFLFLFVFYGTTSTAQLLMSCVEAFAQNIMYGVLYAFTPEIFPAPVRGAGTGVASFLNRITGLMAPIIAATVPGDGATTPIIMSAVLILSAFIGICLIPIETRGASRL, encoded by the coding sequence ATGAATAAGGCAGTCGGAGATATCGGTATGGGCAGTTACAACTGGCAGATATTCGTTCTctgtggatgtggatggtTCGCCGACAACCTTTGGATGCAGGGAGTGTCACTCTGTCTGCCATCTCTATCAGGAGAATTCGGTGTCGATGAAAAGACAGTTCGATACACAACCAGCGCCTTGTTCGTCGGTCTATCGATCGGGAGTTTTTTCTGGGGAATTGGGTCCGATTTCCTTGGTCGTCGCATTGCCTTCAACACTACCTTGCTTATTACCAGTGTCTTTGGCATCATGTCCGCTTATGCCCAAAGCTGGGGCAGtgtttgcttcttcttcagtgcCCTTGGATTCGGCGTCGGCGGCAATCTTCCTGTTGATGGTGCTCTCTTCATGGAATTTCTCCCGGATGCTTCCAGCGCTTTGCTCACTCTGCTGTCCGTCTGGTGGCCCTTTGGACAGCTTGTCTCATCTCTGATTGCATGGTACTATATCGGCAACTGGCCAGTTGAACAGGGTTGGCGATACTTCATTGTCACCATCGGCATTGTTACTTTCGCCATGTTTGTTGTCCGATTCTTCGTCTTTCATCTCTTCGAGTCACCCAAgttccttctcaacaagggTCGCCAACATGAGGCAGTGGCTGTCATTCACGGTCTGGCATACCGTAATGGTACCAAGACTTGGCTTACTTCGGAGCTTCTCGACTTGGTTGCTTGtgaggatggcgaggatCTAGCCCATgttgcagagaagaagattccTGCTCCATCGACTATGGGTTTCCTCCGCGAGAAGCTCCAGTCATTCTCCGGAGAGCGTCTGCGACCTCTATTCCAGAATAAGACCCTCGGCATGGCAACTTCTTTGATCTGGTTCTGCTGGGCTACGATTGGCATGGGATATCCCCTTTTCAATGCCTTCCTTCCTCAATACTTTGCTCGTGCACATAACGAAGCATCGGATAACATGCAGTCCGAAACAGACACCATCTCATCAGACACATACCGCAACTACGCCATCGCCTCTGTCATGGGTGTCCCTGGTTCTCTTCTCGCTGCATACCTCGTTGATCACCCGTCCCCCTTCCTCGGTCGTCGAGGAACGCTTGCTAGTTCCACCCTCCTCTCCGCGGTGTTCCTTTTCCTCTTTGTCTTCTACGGCACTACATCAACTGCCCAACTTCTAATGTCTTGTGTTGAGGCTTTCGCCCAAAACATCATGTACGGTGTTCTGTACGCCTTCACGCCTGAGATATTCCCTGCTCCTGTTCGAGGCGCTGGTACCGGCGTGGCCAGCTTCCTGAACCGCATTACTGGCCTTATGGCACCCATCATTGCCGCCACCGTTCCTGGCGATGGTGCTACTACACCTATTATCATGTCTGCAGTCCTTATTTTGTCGGCTTTTATTGGCATTTGTCTCATCCCCATCGAGACAAGAGGTGCTTCACGACTTTGA
- a CDS encoding hypothetical protein (At least one base has a quality score < 10), with the protein MSGYLSMLGWAFLPNLATGWLQSIYYGFTIRAGDPKPAPGSARYNSHRRTIHILVVAAYLCYTIFEADYEQRRISSYYADLGVPLDAADREIKTRFRRLAAMHHPDKAGKDAGDSAAFFMHLKVASDTLQDTAKRFAYERFGPEIARWQKCVTIRDYVTRGVVSGILPHYVVAAASIYILGLFGYMEFGKYYRWLVLIALCVFELHTVTRPDFPPFVNAINAILTQFTSSPPYLPFQIISLARRLTITFYIALNQIGPLIAFMITGPEKSEEDDEKAMRQSLHRLEMLTKQLDGDAVRLLDMEMAPFKGDTDATSNLQGKMREWLVQNTIRADPMVRDAMGTSLRKRRVDAPAGAKGNR; encoded by the exons ATGTCTGGCTATTTGTCTATGCTAGGTTGGGCCTTTCTCCCAAAT CTTGCAACAGGATGGCTCCAGTCCATCTACTATGGGTTTACCATTCGCGCCGGCGATCCCAAGCCTGCCCCTGGCTCTGCCCGCTATAACTCGCATCGACGCACCATACATATCCTCGTTGTCGCTGCCTACCTCTGCTACACAATCTTCGAAGCGGACTATGAACAGCGCCGTATATCCTCATACTATGCAGATCTTGGAGTGCCACTCGATGCTGCCGATCGCGAGATCAAGACGCGCTTCCGCCGCTTGGCTGCCATGCACCACCCAGACAAAGCAGGCAAGGACGCTGGCGATTCTGCCGCCTTTTTCATGCACCTAAAGGTTGCCAGTGATACGCTACAGGATACTGCGAAGAGATTTGCATATGAACGCTTCGGACCTGAGATTGCACGGTGGCAGAAATGCGTTACTATCAGAGATTATGTTACTCGTGGCGTCGTCTCAGGCATCCTGCCTCACTACGTTGTGGCTGCCGCATCAATTTACATTCTGGGCTTATTTGGCTATATGGAGTTTGGTAAATACTACCGGTGGCTAGTTCTGATCGCCCTTTGCGTATTCGAGCTCCATACCGTAACACGTCCCGATTTCCCACCTTTTGTCAAtgccatcaacgccatcctCACACAATTTACATCTTCGCCACCATATCTACCTTTCCAGATCATCTCTCTCGCCCGGAGACTCACAATCACTTTCTACATTGCTCTCAACCAGATAGGACCTCTCATTGCATTCATGATCACGGGGCCAGAAAAATccgaggaggatgacgaaAAGGCTATGAGACAAAGCCTACATCGCCTTGAAATGTTGACAAAGCAACTTGACGGAGATGCTGTACGACTGTTGGATATGGAAATGGCCCCCTTTAAGGGCGACACTGATGCAACGTCCAATCTACAGGGCAAGATGAGGGAGTGGCTTGTACAGAATACTATTAGAGCAGACCCTATGGTTAGAGATGCTATGGGAACGTcactgaggaagaggagagttgATGCACCGGCAGGTGCAAAAGGTAATAGATAG
- a CDS encoding hypothetical protein (At least one base has a quality score < 10) yields MKGETEADSRGATPTSPRHLAPLVIPRRGGQSPLLRRQQSLNCFPVKNEPLRRGRTSESSPQSCTSFTPNSSMPDLTTPKSASTGSTTPIPVSAPLMEPQAESPQLSDGRYTPPVDSIRAGHRRGGSESSVMDRGRPRKRRDQRTNNGPIIQRTESKSRITSEQKAFEKLPVGVKHTEALEKIEMPELALLQKQAYEQVGRFEVLRAEDVEALSKELRHLDEKTEYLRRTYTALRSGRKNLHSRICQYLRSPRVAKFSNESMLKQEEALTELDASIDDWVNKLEQAENRRTRVRQKLLEHVAAAACLPLGGPSMTREPVVSGPSSSGIGNISTPPRSPSKETAISPRTASSPSPQRVVAQVPSTILEQPVIEEEATKESADRVTSTGSLNRSDVESIRIYAGDDVYALLADVEDEITKMGKQPVYEPIPPNNLIETKRIELHRQRSHELLNGLSGEAHAMKKRDFSECRAISPLASPPTSSATKQNEQTEDDLPLLTNVVYRP; encoded by the coding sequence ATGAAGGGTGAGACCGAGGCGGATTCTAGAGGTGCAACTCCAACTTCACCAAGACACCTGGCCCCTTTGGTCATCCCTAGACGAGGAGGACAGTCGCCTTTACTCCGTCGCCAACAGTCGTTGAACTGCTTCCCTGTAAAGAACGAGCCTCTTCGACGGGGTCGCACCAGCGAGTCATCTCCCCAAAGTTGCACCTCTTTCACACCGAACTCTTCCATGCCCGATCTTACAACACCAAAGTCCGCATCGACAGGCTCAACAACTCCCATCCCAGTGTCTGCACCACTCATGGAGCCTCAAGCTGAATCCCCTCAGCTTTCTGATGGGCGTTATACCCCTCCTGTTGATTCAATTCGGGCAGGACACCGAAGAGGTGGCTCAGAATCTTCAGTGATGGACAGAGGTCGTCCTAGGAAGAGGCGTGATCAGCGCACCAACAACGGACCGATCATCCAGAGGACAGAATCGAAGAGTAGGATTACTTCAGAACAAAAGGCCTTTGAGAAACTGCCAGTTGGTGTGAAGCATACGGAGGCTTTAGAAAAAATTGAAATGCCAGAACTTGCGTTGCTTCAGAAGCAAGCTTATGAACAGGTCGGGCGCTTCGAGGTTCTGAGGGCCGAAGACGTTGAGGCGCTCTCAAAGGAACTCCGCCATTTGGACGAGAAGACCGAGTACCTTCGCCGCACTTACACTGCACTTCGCTCGGGTCGCAAAAATCTCCACTCTCGCATTTGCCAGTACCTGCGTTCGCCTCGCGTGGCCAAGTTCAGCAACGAGTCTATGCTGAAGCAGGAAGAGGCACTTACCGAGCTGGATGCCTCCATTGACGACTGGGTGAACAAGCTGGAGCAGGCTGAGAACAGACGTACTCGTGTTCGCCAGAAGTTGCTCGAACACgttgctgcagctgcttgTCTCCCTCTTGGCGGACCAAGCATGACACGTGAGCCTGTAGTGAGTGGCCCATCCTCATCTGGCATTGGCAATATCTCAACCCCACCTCGGAGCCCTTCGAAAGAGACCGCTATCTCACCTCGTACTGCCAGTTCACCTTCTCCTCAACGTGTTGTGGCTCAAGTTCCTAGCACCATCCTGGAACAGCCTGTGATCGAGGAAGAGGCTACGAAAGAAAGCGCTGATCGCGTGACCAGCACCGGATCTCTGAATCGCTCTGATGTGGAGAGCATTCGCATCTATGCCGGTGACGACGTTTACGCTCTGTTAGccgatgttgaggatgaaaTTACCAAGATGGGCAAGCAGCCGGTGTACGAGCCTATCCCCCCAAACAACCTGATCGAAACAAAACGCATTGAACTTCACCGTCAGAGAAGCCACGAGCTACTCAACGGACTTTCCGGGGAAGCCCACGCAATGAAGAAACGGGACTTCTCTGAATGTCGAGCCATTTCTCCTCTTGCATCTCCACCAACCTCATCTGCCACCAAACAAAACGAACAGACGGAAGATGACCTGCCTCTACTGACGAATGTTGTCTATCGACCTTGA
- a CDS encoding hypothetical protein (At least one base has a quality score < 10) → MLSFQKLSPLPPQEKPFTWRMQQPDPSKKYQLFPKERKLPVLNSSKAVDPDKATMGPSITASDKTDNQQTTLNGLKKRLNQHSLARRRKISVPEVGPMTTVQELSMDSPTIPGRPPFHERSISAPGNSSRNYHLTDTFLFASSDDEGPDPQASMKGETEADSRGATPTSPRHLAPLVIPRRGGQSPLLRRQQSLNCFPVKNEPLRRGRTSESSPQSCTSFTPNSSMPDLTTPKSASTGSTTPIPVSAPLMEPQAESPQLSDGRYTPPVDSIRAGHRRGGSESSVMDRGRPRKRRDQRTNNGPIIQRTESKSRITSEQKAFEKLPVGVKHTEALEKIEMPELALLQKQAYEQVGRFEVLRAEDVEALSKELRHLDEKTEYLRRTYTALRSGRKNLHSRICQYLRSPRVAKFSNESMLKQEEALTELDASIDDWVNKLEQAENRRTRVRQKLLEHVAAAACLPLGGPSMTREPVVSGPSSSGIGNISTPPRSPSKETAISPRTASSPSPQRVVAQVPSTILEQPVIEEEATKESADRVTSTGSLNRSDVESIRIYAGDDVYALLADVEDEITKMGKQPVYEPIPPNNLIETKRIELHRQRSHELLNGLSGEAHAMKKRDFSECRAISPLASPPTSSATKQNEQTEDDLPLLTNVVYRP, encoded by the exons ATGCTTTCTTTCCAGAAATTGTCACCATTACCTCCACAGGAGAAACCATTTACTTGGAGAATGCAACAACCTGATCCGTCGAAGAAGTATCAACTTTTTCCAAAGGAGAGGAAATTGCCCgtcctcaacagcagcaaagCGGTAGACCCGGATAAGGCAACCATGGGACCTTCAATTACAGCAAGTGATAAGACAGACAACCAGCAGACAACACTcaatggcttgaagaagcggtTGAATCAACACAGCCTGGCTCGACGACGCAAAATCAGTGTGCCTGAAGTTGGACCTATGACAACCGTTCAGGAGCTTTCAATGGACTCTC CAACAATTCCTGGTCGCCCACCTTTCCACGAGCGCTCCATTAGCGCACCTGGCAATTCGTCCAGAAACTACCATCTTACCGatacttttctttttgcatCGAGCGATGACGAGGGCCCCGATCCTCAGGCTTCGATGAAGGGTGAGACCGAGGCGGATTCTAGAGGTGCAACTCCAACTTCACCAAGACACCTGGCCCCTTTGGTCATCCCTAGACGAGGAGGACAGTCGCCTTTACTCCGTCGCCAACAGTCGTTGAACTGCTTCCCTGTAAAGAACGAGCCTCTTCGACGGGGTCGCACCAGCGAGTCATCTCCCCAAAGTTGCACCTCTTTCACACCGAACTCTTCCATGCCCGATCTTACAACACCAAAGTCCGCATCGACAGGCTCAACAACTCCCATCCCAGTGTCTGCACCACTCATGGAGCCTCAAGCTGAATCCCCTCAGCTTTCTGATGGGCGTTATACCCCTCCTGTTGATTCAATTCGGGCAGGACACCGAAGAGGTGGCTCAGAATCTTCAGTGATGGACAGAGGTCGTCCTAGGAAGAGGCGTGATCAGCGCACCAACAACGGACCGATCATCCAGAGGACAGAATCGAAGAGTAGGATTACTTCAGAACAAAAGGCCTTTGAGAAACTGCCAGTTGGTGTGAAGCATACGGAGGCTTTAGAAAAAATTGAAATGCCAGAACTTGCGTTGCTTCAGAAGCAAGCTTATGAACAGGTCGGGCGCTTCGAGGTTCTGAGGGCCGAAGACGTTGAGGCGCTCTCAAAGGAACTCCGCCATTTGGACGAGAAGACCGAGTACCTTCGCCGCACTTACACTGCACTTCGCTCGGGTCGCAAAAATCTCCACTCTCGCATTTGCCAGTACCTGCGTTCGCCTCGCGTGGCCAAGTTCAGCAACGAGTCTATGCTGAAGCAGGAAGAGGCACTTACCGAGCTGGATGCCTCCATTGACGACTGGGTGAACAAGCTGGAGCAGGCTGAGAACAGACGTACTCGTGTTCGCCAGAAGTTGCTCGAACACgttgctgcagctgcttgTCTCCCTCTTGGCGGACCAAGCATGACACGTGAGCCTGTAGTGAGTGGCCCATCCTCATCTGGCATTGGCAATATCTCAACCCCACCTCGGAGCCCTTCGAAAGAGACCGCTATCTCACCTCGTACTGCCAGTTCACCTTCTCCTCAACGTGTTGTGGCTCAAGTTCCTAGCACCATCCTGGAACAGCCTGTGATCGAGGAAGAGGCTACGAAAGAAAGCGCTGATCGCGTGACCAGCACCGGATCTCTGAATCGCTCTGATGTGGAGAGCATTCGCATCTATGCCGGTGACGACGTTTACGCTCTGTTAGccgatgttgaggatgaaaTTACCAAGATGGGCAAGCAGCCGGTGTACGAGCCTATCCCCCCAAACAACCTGATCGAAACAAAACGCATTGAACTTCACCGTCAGAGAAGCCACGAGCTACTCAACGGACTTTCCGGGGAAGCCCACGCAATGAAGAAACGGGACTTCTCTGAATGTCGAGCCATTTCTCCTCTTGCATCTCCACCAACCTCATCTGCCACCAAACAAAACGAACAGACGGAAGATGACCTGCCTCTACTGACGAATGTTGTCTATCGACCTTGA